From one Catenuloplanes nepalensis genomic stretch:
- a CDS encoding ATP-grasp domain-containing protein, with protein sequence MILIVPSDPMRPRRADEHFAAEAQAARAAGAEVAVVDHDALAGGGDADRAVARVPEGPDVVYRGWMLPATGYAAMAEALRRRGATLRTGPADYRRAHELPGWYASLRPVTPESVWTGGDRREAFDQARELLKDGPAVLRDYTKSAKHHWHEAAYVPELADADAAWRVASRLRELRGDDFTGGFVLRRFEPLTAPEVRTWWIAGEARLTGPHPDTPDAQAGPPDLSAVTPLVAALGLPFVTVDLARREDGEWRVVELGDGQVSDRPSVIPAETLIAALLAG encoded by the coding sequence ATGATCCTGATCGTGCCGTCCGATCCGATGCGGCCGCGCCGGGCCGACGAGCACTTCGCGGCGGAGGCGCAGGCGGCGCGCGCGGCCGGGGCCGAGGTGGCGGTGGTCGACCACGACGCGCTGGCCGGGGGTGGGGACGCGGACCGGGCGGTGGCGCGGGTGCCCGAGGGGCCGGACGTCGTCTACCGCGGGTGGATGCTGCCGGCCACGGGGTACGCCGCGATGGCGGAGGCGTTGCGGCGGCGCGGTGCCACGCTGCGCACCGGCCCGGCGGACTACCGCCGGGCCCACGAACTGCCCGGATGGTACGCGTCGCTGCGCCCGGTCACGCCCGAGTCGGTCTGGACCGGCGGCGACCGCCGGGAGGCCTTCGACCAGGCCCGTGAGCTGCTGAAAGACGGGCCCGCGGTGCTCCGGGACTACACGAAGAGCGCGAAGCACCACTGGCACGAGGCCGCGTACGTGCCGGAGCTGGCCGACGCGGACGCGGCCTGGCGGGTCGCGTCCCGGCTCCGGGAGCTGCGCGGGGACGACTTCACCGGCGGGTTCGTGCTCCGCCGCTTCGAGCCGCTCACCGCGCCCGAGGTCCGGACGTGGTGGATCGCGGGGGAGGCCCGCCTGACCGGGCCGCATCCGGACACGCCCGACGCGCAGGCCGGCCCGCCGGATCTCAGCGCGGTCACGCCGCTGGTCGCGGCGCTCGGCCTGCCGTTCGTCACGGTGGACCTCGCGCGCCGCGAGGACGGCGAGTGGCGGGTGGTGGAGCTGGGCGACGGGCAGGTCAGTGACCGGCCGAGTGTCATCCCGGCGGAGACGTTGATAGCGGCGCTGCTCGCGGGGTAA
- a CDS encoding DUF1810 domain-containing protein translates to MADLQRFVDAQEGVHERALAELAAGEKRSHWMWFVFPQLAGLGRSEMARRYALASLDEARDYLAHPVLGPRLRECARAVLSVQGRTADRILGGIDAQKLRSSMTLFSLAAPDEPVFAEVLDRYFEGAPDPLTRTLGA, encoded by the coding sequence ATGGCGGATCTGCAGCGTTTCGTGGACGCCCAGGAGGGCGTCCACGAGCGCGCGCTCGCCGAGCTGGCCGCGGGCGAGAAGCGCAGCCACTGGATGTGGTTCGTCTTCCCACAGCTGGCCGGCCTGGGCCGCAGCGAGATGGCCCGGCGGTACGCGCTCGCCTCGCTCGACGAGGCCCGCGACTACCTGGCCCACCCGGTCCTCGGCCCGCGGCTGCGCGAGTGCGCGCGGGCCGTGCTGTCCGTCCAGGGCCGCACCGCCGACCGGATCCTCGGCGGCATCGACGCGCAGAAGCTCCGCTCGTCGATGACGCTGTTCAGCCTCGCGGCCCCGGATGAGCCGGTGTTCGCCGAGGTGCTGGACCGCTACTTCGAGGGCGCCCCGGATCCGCTCACCCGTACCCTCGGTGCATGA
- a CDS encoding maleylpyruvate isomerase N-terminal domain-containing protein yields the protein MGRMQMSTAADSVIAVLRAGHDELTAFVGRLSPDDLTRRSAADEWTVAQVLSHLGSGAEIHLATVAAGRDGTPAPDQDFNKGVWARWDAMTPAEQAAGVVESNGRLIEMFEALDETQRADVRVVFGWLPAPVDVATSARLRLSEFALHQWDAVAALDPRARVRADAVPQLLDHVSRMFGFLGRTAPLNGAEHHLAVHLTGPDRSFGLRLGDSIEVTETPAEPSGTLTLPAEAWLRLLYGRFKPGYDSDEVTVTGPLGLDDLRRVFPGF from the coding sequence ATGGGCAGGATGCAGATGAGCACAGCCGCCGACAGCGTCATCGCGGTGCTGCGAGCCGGGCATGACGAGCTGACCGCGTTCGTGGGCAGGCTTTCGCCGGACGATCTGACCCGGCGGTCGGCCGCCGACGAGTGGACGGTCGCGCAGGTCCTCAGCCACCTGGGCAGCGGCGCCGAGATCCACCTGGCCACGGTGGCGGCCGGGCGGGACGGCACGCCGGCACCGGACCAGGACTTCAACAAGGGCGTCTGGGCGCGCTGGGACGCGATGACCCCGGCCGAGCAGGCGGCCGGCGTCGTCGAGTCGAACGGCCGGCTGATCGAGATGTTCGAGGCGCTGGACGAGACGCAGCGCGCGGACGTGCGGGTGGTGTTCGGCTGGCTGCCGGCCCCGGTCGACGTCGCCACCTCGGCCCGGCTGCGGCTCAGCGAGTTCGCGCTGCACCAGTGGGATGCCGTGGCCGCGCTCGACCCGCGCGCCCGGGTGCGGGCGGACGCGGTGCCGCAGCTGCTCGACCACGTCAGCCGGATGTTCGGCTTCCTCGGCCGGACCGCGCCGCTCAACGGCGCGGAGCACCACCTCGCGGTGCACCTGACCGGCCCGGACCGCTCGTTCGGCCTGCGCCTCGGCGACTCGATCGAGGTGACGGAGACGCCGGCCGAGCCGTCCGGCACGCTCACGCTGCCGGCCGAGGCGTGGCTCCGGCTCCTCTACGGCCGGTTCAAGCCGGGCTACGACTCGGACGAGGTCACGGTCACCGGACCGCTGGGCCTGGACGACCTGCGCCGCGTCTTCCCGGGCTTCTGA
- a CDS encoding nucleotidyltransferase domain-containing protein: MDADVGRYLDDLVRAARDVLGDGLIGAYAAGSVALEAYQPGRSDVDVALVCVSPLTEPVKRELVARLRHETLPCPARGLELVVYTQDNARAGTAEPGFEVELNTGARMNFRATYAPDQRPPADGLFWYALDRSILHQHGLALLGEPAADAFAEIRDLLPPLRDALAWWLALPGPVPDDAVLGACRSLTRVRHGVWLDKIAAGRRIIADGDPDADLIARCIAARTGDGPPPDPAASRAFQRRALAELNAP; encoded by the coding sequence GTGGATGCCGATGTCGGCCGTTACCTCGACGATCTGGTCCGCGCCGCGCGCGACGTGCTGGGCGACGGCCTGATCGGTGCGTACGCGGCCGGTTCGGTCGCGCTGGAGGCGTACCAGCCGGGCCGCAGCGACGTCGACGTGGCGCTGGTCTGCGTGTCGCCGCTGACCGAGCCGGTCAAGCGCGAGCTGGTCGCGCGGCTGCGGCACGAGACGCTGCCCTGCCCGGCCCGCGGCCTGGAACTGGTCGTCTACACCCAGGACAATGCCCGCGCGGGTACGGCCGAGCCCGGCTTCGAGGTGGAACTCAACACCGGCGCGCGGATGAACTTCCGGGCGACCTACGCGCCCGATCAGCGCCCGCCCGCGGACGGCCTGTTCTGGTACGCGCTGGACCGCAGCATCCTGCACCAGCACGGCCTGGCGCTGCTCGGCGAGCCCGCCGCGGACGCGTTCGCGGAGATCCGCGACCTGCTCCCGCCGCTGCGGGACGCGCTGGCCTGGTGGCTCGCGCTGCCCGGCCCGGTCCCGGACGACGCGGTGCTCGGCGCGTGCCGGTCACTGACCCGGGTCCGGCACGGCGTCTGGCTCGACAAGATCGCGGCCGGCCGCCGGATCATCGCGGACGGCGACCCGGACGCGGACCTGATCGCGCGCTGCATCGCGGCTCGCACCGGCGACGGCCCGCCCCCGGACCCGGCCGCGTCCCGCGCCTTCCAGCGCCGCGCCCTCGCCGAGCTGAACGCGCCGTGA
- a CDS encoding ABC transporter ATP-binding protein, whose translation MNVTITNLVKSYPAHRATDDVSLTVDDGEFLVLVGPSGCGKTTLLRMVAGLETPDSGSISIGGRDVTRVPARERGLSMVFQSYAVFPHMRVRDNIGFGLTMKKIEKNEWQRRVREAAELLDLTDVLDRFPAQLSGGQRQRVAVARAIVVDAAVLLMDEPLSNLDALLRLQFRAELKKIVGRLGTTTLYVTHDQAEAMSLGDRVAVMRDGRIAQLGAPLSVYDRPSERFVGGFLGAPPMNFFPAVVSGSALRTGDVTLPGPAGLASWDGHDVLAGVRAENVVASAGGSDATVEVAEPTGATVLLTTRWAGHELKVSTGPGFPAKAGDTVGISLPPESLRFFDPETGVALDLAYP comes from the coding sequence ATGAACGTCACCATCACCAACCTGGTGAAGAGCTACCCCGCGCACCGCGCCACCGACGACGTCTCGCTGACCGTGGACGACGGCGAGTTCCTGGTGCTGGTCGGGCCGAGCGGCTGCGGCAAGACCACGCTGCTGCGGATGGTCGCCGGGCTGGAGACGCCGGACTCGGGCAGCATCTCGATCGGCGGCCGGGACGTCACCCGCGTCCCGGCGCGCGAGCGCGGCCTGTCCATGGTCTTCCAGTCCTACGCGGTGTTCCCGCACATGCGGGTGCGCGACAACATCGGCTTCGGCCTGACCATGAAGAAGATCGAGAAGAACGAATGGCAGCGGCGGGTACGCGAGGCGGCCGAACTGCTCGACCTCACCGACGTGCTGGACCGGTTCCCCGCACAGCTGTCCGGCGGCCAGCGGCAGCGCGTCGCGGTCGCCCGCGCGATCGTGGTCGACGCGGCCGTGCTGCTGATGGACGAGCCGCTGTCCAACCTGGACGCGCTGCTGCGCCTGCAGTTCCGGGCCGAGCTGAAGAAGATCGTCGGCCGGCTCGGCACCACCACGCTCTACGTCACGCACGACCAGGCCGAGGCGATGTCGCTCGGCGACCGGGTCGCGGTGATGCGGGACGGGAGGATCGCCCAGCTCGGCGCGCCGCTTTCCGTCTACGACCGGCCGTCCGAGCGGTTCGTCGGCGGCTTCCTCGGCGCGCCCCCGATGAACTTCTTCCCGGCCGTGGTGTCCGGTTCCGCGCTGCGGACGGGTGACGTCACGCTGCCGGGCCCGGCCGGGCTGGCCTCCTGGGACGGCCACGACGTCCTGGCCGGCGTGCGGGCGGAGAACGTCGTGGCGTCGGCCGGCGGCTCGGACGCGACCGTGGAGGTGGCGGAGCCGACCGGCGCGACCGTGCTGCTCACCACGCGCTGGGCCGGTCACGAACTCAAGGTCAGCACCGGCCCGGGCTTCCCGGCGAAGGCCGGCGACACGGTCGGGATCTCGCTGCCGCCGGAGTCGCTGCGCTTCTTCGACCCGGAGACCGGAGTGGCGCTGGATCTGGCGTACCCGTGA
- a CDS encoding carbohydrate ABC transporter permease encodes MTRRRVLVQLGCVLVTLFMGLPLYLIALASFTSRDALNAFPLPLLPTAVSGDTMNTFLRTTGIVGGMLNSLTVGLSTVALATLLGVPGGYALARFAFRGRDAYQVVMLLTRALPIVVLSVPLAKIFIDAGLYDTTYAVTLLHTALALPSTILITAAVFAGVSVEQEEAAMVFGAHRWAAFLRIVAPQALPGIAAAAVFTFVTSWNEVLGASILTLNRRTLPAHVLATLADSPLAFRFVGGLVLVLPAIVFIALVRRYLLNMWGTTLR; translated from the coding sequence ATGACCCGGCGGCGCGTGCTGGTGCAGCTCGGCTGCGTGCTGGTCACGCTGTTCATGGGGCTGCCGCTCTACCTGATCGCGCTGGCGTCGTTCACCTCGCGGGACGCGCTCAACGCCTTCCCGCTGCCGCTGCTGCCGACCGCGGTCTCCGGCGACACGATGAACACGTTCCTGCGGACCACCGGCATCGTCGGCGGCATGCTGAACTCGCTGACCGTCGGGCTGTCCACGGTCGCGCTGGCCACGCTGCTCGGCGTGCCCGGCGGATACGCGCTGGCCCGGTTCGCGTTCCGCGGCAGGGACGCCTACCAGGTCGTCATGCTGCTGACCCGGGCGTTGCCGATCGTCGTGCTCTCCGTACCCCTCGCCAAGATCTTCATCGATGCCGGGCTGTACGACACGACCTACGCGGTGACGCTGCTGCACACCGCGCTCGCGCTGCCCAGCACGATCCTGATCACGGCCGCGGTCTTCGCCGGCGTCTCCGTCGAGCAGGAGGAGGCCGCGATGGTGTTCGGCGCGCACCGGTGGGCGGCGTTCCTGCGCATCGTGGCACCGCAGGCGCTGCCCGGCATCGCGGCCGCCGCGGTCTTCACGTTCGTCACCTCGTGGAACGAGGTGCTCGGCGCCAGCATCCTCACGCTCAACCGGCGCACGCTGCCCGCGCACGTGCTCGCCACGCTCGCCGACTCGCCGCTGGCGTTCCGTTTCGTGGGCGGGCTGGTGCTGGTGCTGCCGGCGATCGTCTTCATCGCTCTGGTCCGCAGATACCTGCTCAACATGTGGGGGACGACGCTTCGATGA
- a CDS encoding carbohydrate ABC transporter permease: MTLLFLWPLVTGLAAAFTGADGPTTAHVRRMIEDAYFWEAMRNTALLIVVLIPLQFALAITMALLLRQNPRFAGLHFYVWVIPLAVSDLAAGLIWLSIFTDRGYLNSVLDGLGITPYAWLSYENPATMFLAIVLAELWRSTSLVFVIVVAGMQGIPRDYEEAAEVLGAGYRARVRHVILPQLRPSLQVALILRTILALETFAVAQALTARSFPLLVGETYQWYYFLQNPNVATAIALVVLLLSLTAAFGYLRLMRGAAR; encoded by the coding sequence ATGACGTTGTTGTTCCTCTGGCCGCTGGTCACCGGCCTGGCCGCCGCGTTCACCGGCGCGGACGGGCCGACCACCGCGCACGTCCGGCGGATGATCGAGGACGCCTACTTCTGGGAGGCGATGCGCAACACCGCGCTGCTGATCGTGGTGCTGATCCCGCTGCAGTTCGCGCTCGCGATCACCATGGCGCTGCTGCTGCGGCAGAACCCGCGCTTCGCCGGCCTGCACTTCTACGTCTGGGTGATCCCACTCGCGGTCAGCGACCTCGCGGCCGGCCTGATCTGGCTGTCCATCTTCACCGACCGCGGCTACCTCAACTCGGTGCTGGACGGCCTCGGGATCACGCCGTACGCCTGGCTGTCCTACGAGAACCCGGCCACCATGTTCCTCGCGATCGTGCTGGCCGAGCTGTGGCGGTCGACGTCGCTGGTCTTCGTGATCGTGGTGGCCGGCATGCAGGGCATCCCGCGCGACTACGAGGAGGCGGCCGAGGTGCTCGGCGCCGGCTACCGGGCGCGGGTGCGCCACGTGATCCTGCCGCAGCTGCGGCCCAGCCTGCAGGTCGCGCTGATCCTGCGGACGATCCTGGCGCTGGAGACGTTCGCGGTCGCGCAGGCGCTCACCGCGCGCAGCTTCCCGCTGCTCGTCGGCGAGACCTACCAGTGGTACTACTTCCTGCAGAACCCGAACGTCGCCACCGCGATCGCGCTGGTCGTGCTGCTGCTGTCGCTGACCGCCGCGTTCGGCTACCTGCGCCTGATGCGGGGAGCGGCCCGATGA
- a CDS encoding ABC transporter substrate-binding protein, translated as MDRRSVLALGAGVAAAPLLTACAGASTTGGGGEGTVTLLSNQFSPVEERQRFEAILKARVTAVPVAFNQVETGIFASTLQSQVDSGKPQISLAGAQHGDLAPHASRLIDLDDVLGRLGDRGFAPELVELAKLGGATTKYIPWMQASYVLAVNKRALEWLPSGADVQKLTYDQLLDWATAGRQGNGGKPIFGLPAGAKGLYHRFLQGYLVPSFSGGQITTYRSADAVAGWQYLKELWAQTAPASTGWDNMQEPLQRGEVLVGFDHSARLVGAPAAKPDDWLMVPAPAGPKGLGYMAVVVGLGIPNGAPEADRAKDVIESLTTPEVQLDVLRQNAFFPVTSAPVPADLPPAVALAEAAISAQRDAPNAILSLPPVGLGARDGEVAQVFKDTFKEILIDGRDVKAVVDAQGARLDGIVAEAKVPCWAPDPARAECRVA; from the coding sequence ATGGACCGGCGGAGTGTGCTGGCGCTCGGGGCAGGCGTGGCGGCGGCACCGCTGCTCACCGCCTGTGCGGGCGCCTCGACCACGGGCGGCGGCGGCGAGGGCACGGTCACGCTGCTGTCCAACCAGTTCAGCCCGGTGGAGGAGCGGCAGCGGTTCGAGGCCATCCTGAAGGCGCGGGTGACGGCGGTGCCGGTCGCGTTCAACCAGGTCGAGACCGGCATCTTCGCGTCCACGCTGCAGAGCCAGGTGGACTCCGGGAAGCCGCAGATCAGCCTGGCCGGCGCGCAGCACGGTGACCTCGCGCCGCACGCGAGCCGGCTGATCGACCTCGACGACGTGCTCGGCCGGCTCGGCGACCGCGGGTTCGCGCCCGAGCTCGTCGAGCTGGCCAAGCTCGGCGGCGCCACCACGAAGTACATCCCGTGGATGCAGGCCAGTTACGTGCTGGCGGTCAACAAGAGGGCGCTGGAGTGGCTGCCGTCCGGAGCCGACGTGCAGAAGCTGACCTACGACCAGCTGCTGGACTGGGCCACGGCCGGGCGGCAGGGCAACGGCGGCAAGCCGATCTTCGGGCTGCCGGCCGGTGCGAAGGGGCTCTACCACCGGTTCCTGCAGGGCTACCTGGTGCCGAGCTTCTCCGGCGGGCAGATCACCACGTACCGGTCCGCGGACGCGGTCGCCGGCTGGCAGTACCTCAAGGAGCTGTGGGCGCAGACCGCGCCGGCCTCCACCGGGTGGGACAACATGCAGGAGCCGTTGCAGCGCGGCGAGGTGCTGGTCGGCTTCGACCACTCGGCCCGGCTCGTCGGGGCGCCCGCGGCCAAGCCGGACGACTGGCTGATGGTCCCGGCGCCGGCCGGGCCGAAGGGCCTCGGATACATGGCGGTCGTGGTCGGCCTCGGCATCCCGAACGGCGCGCCCGAGGCCGACCGGGCCAAGGACGTGATCGAGAGCCTCACCACGCCGGAGGTGCAGCTCGACGTGCTCCGGCAGAACGCGTTCTTCCCGGTCACGAGCGCGCCGGTGCCGGCGGACCTGCCACCCGCGGTCGCGCTCGCGGAGGCGGCCATCTCGGCGCAGCGCGACGCGCCGAACGCGATCCTGTCGCTGCCGCCGGTCGGGCTCGGCGCCCGCGACGGCGAGGTCGCCCAGGTCTTCAAGGACACGTTCAAGGAGATCCTGATCGACGGCAGGGACGTCAAGGCCGTGGTCGACGCGCAGGGCGCCCGGCTGGACGGGATCGTCGCGGAGGCGAAGGTGCCGTGCTGGGCCCCGGACCCGGCCCGAGCGGAATGCCGTGTGGCCTAA
- a CDS encoding VOC family protein, giving the protein MNLDLVAIVVPDYDEAIRFFVGVLGFELTEDSPSLTNDGRAKRWVVVRPPSGGTGLLLAKADGAEQEAAVGNQTGGRVGFFLRVDDFAATFARLKEYGAEIAGEPRHEEYGTVVVFRDLVGNRWDLLGPRP; this is encoded by the coding sequence GTGAATCTGGATCTTGTGGCGATCGTGGTGCCTGACTATGACGAGGCGATTCGGTTCTTCGTGGGCGTGCTCGGGTTCGAGCTGACGGAGGACTCGCCGTCGCTGACGAACGACGGGCGGGCGAAGCGGTGGGTGGTGGTGCGGCCGCCGTCCGGCGGGACCGGGCTGCTGCTGGCGAAGGCGGACGGGGCGGAGCAGGAGGCCGCGGTCGGGAACCAGACCGGCGGGCGGGTCGGGTTCTTCCTGCGGGTGGACGACTTCGCGGCGACGTTCGCGCGGCTCAAGGAGTACGGCGCGGAGATCGCGGGGGAGCCGCGGCACGAGGAATACGGCACCGTCGTCGTCTTCCGCGACCTGGTCGGCAACCGCTGGGACCTGCTGGGACCGCGACCCTAG
- a CDS encoding ABC transporter ATP-binding protein, whose product MTQAIEVRELRRRYGGPRGFEAVKGISFDVAHGELFALLGTNGAGKTSTMEIVEGLDRPSAGTVRLLGQDPFRNRATVRPRIGVMLQDAGFPADLTVAETARMWAGTLPDPRPVPETLELAGMSHRARVRVKQLSGGERRRLDLALALLGRPEVLFLDEPTTGLDPESRQNTWRVIRDLLVGGVTVLLTTHYLDEAQALADRLAIMHTGTIVTSGTVAQVVGAYPARITFSIPHGPEIPDLPGAPTITRDGAAVVIKTDALQATLSALLRWADDNAIPLHNLDARSASLEEAFLTIAGGTR is encoded by the coding sequence ATGACACAGGCCATCGAGGTACGGGAGCTGCGTCGCCGATACGGCGGGCCGCGCGGATTCGAGGCGGTGAAGGGCATCTCCTTCGACGTCGCACACGGCGAGCTGTTCGCGCTGCTCGGCACGAACGGCGCGGGCAAGACCTCCACCATGGAGATCGTCGAAGGGCTCGACCGGCCGAGTGCCGGCACGGTCCGGCTCCTCGGCCAGGACCCCTTCAGGAACCGGGCCACGGTACGCCCGCGGATCGGCGTCATGCTGCAGGACGCGGGCTTCCCGGCGGACCTGACCGTGGCCGAGACCGCCCGGATGTGGGCCGGCACGCTCCCCGACCCGCGCCCGGTCCCGGAGACACTGGAACTGGCCGGGATGAGTCACCGGGCCCGGGTGCGGGTGAAGCAGCTCTCCGGCGGCGAACGGCGCCGGCTCGACCTGGCGCTGGCACTGCTCGGCCGCCCCGAGGTGCTGTTCCTGGACGAGCCCACCACCGGTCTCGACCCGGAGAGCCGGCAGAACACCTGGCGGGTGATCCGGGACCTGCTGGTCGGCGGCGTCACCGTGCTGCTGACCACGCACTACCTGGACGAGGCGCAGGCGCTGGCCGACCGGCTCGCCATCATGCACACCGGCACGATCGTCACGTCCGGCACGGTGGCGCAGGTCGTGGGCGCGTACCCGGCCCGGATCACGTTCTCGATCCCCCACGGGCCGGAGATTCCCGACCTGCCGGGCGCGCCGACGATCACGCGCGACGGCGCCGCCGTGGTGATCAAGACGGACGCGCTGCAGGCGACGCTGAGCGCGCTGCTGCGCTGGGCCGACGACAACGCGATCCCGCTCCACAACCTCGACGCCCGCTCCGCCTCGCTCGAAGAGGCCTTCCTGACCATCGCCGGAGGAACCCGATGA
- a CDS encoding ABC transporter permease: MTRLASIGGAELLLLWRNWFALSNALLLPPFFGLLFIPQLAEAGMDAATGATLAGGMIGVILAIVVYYNLVSAYVARREELSLKRLRSGTLNAAEILAGTASPAVVIALAQSLLIVVITAAHLDLPMPANPVLLAIGVIGGVVMFVVLAAASAIVTGTVELAQITTMPMLLACFLGAGLVFPLDTLPGPVETAFTLLPLGPIIELITIGWAGTGTLTDAIRPLLLLTAWTVGGTLIIRRWFRWEPRR, translated from the coding sequence ATGACCCGCCTCGCCTCGATCGGCGGAGCCGAGTTGCTGCTGCTATGGCGCAACTGGTTCGCCCTGTCCAACGCGCTGCTGTTGCCGCCGTTCTTCGGCCTGCTCTTCATCCCGCAGCTGGCCGAGGCCGGCATGGACGCGGCCACCGGCGCCACGCTGGCCGGCGGCATGATCGGCGTCATCCTCGCGATCGTCGTCTACTACAACCTGGTCAGCGCGTACGTGGCCCGCCGCGAGGAACTGAGCCTCAAACGTCTCCGCTCCGGCACGCTCAACGCCGCGGAGATCCTGGCCGGGACCGCGAGCCCGGCCGTCGTGATCGCGCTCGCCCAGTCCCTGCTCATCGTCGTGATCACCGCCGCCCATCTGGACCTGCCGATGCCGGCCAATCCGGTCCTGCTCGCCATCGGCGTGATCGGCGGCGTCGTGATGTTCGTGGTGCTGGCCGCCGCGTCCGCGATCGTCACCGGCACCGTCGAACTCGCGCAGATCACCACGATGCCGATGCTGCTCGCCTGCTTCCTCGGCGCCGGCCTGGTGTTCCCGCTGGACACGCTGCCCGGCCCGGTCGAGACCGCGTTCACGCTGCTACCGCTCGGCCCGATCATCGAGTTGATCACCATAGGCTGGGCCGGTACCGGCACACTGACGGACGCGATCCGGCCACTGCTGCTGCTCACCGCCTGGACGGTGGGCGGCACCCTGATCATCCGACGGTGGTTCCGCTGGGAGCCGCGACGATAG
- a CDS encoding sensor histidine kinase has product MNPLAWWHARSQAERFDISFRSSFYVFLVFIPLLIGSSTATVSTGTAALIAGLLAIGYTVLVGAMMHAGIEHYLGRRDRPTRLLVVVGAVTALGSAVALHGLPPDGEPVGVVVVALVCTYIIGLATLRSIWPSMLAIGAGIGVLSLAVAVSGPSLVPSTFSLLFTGGIVLLTYRSSLWMLRVVWELDRARTVQAGLAVTEERLRIARDMHDVLGRNLSVIALKAELAAQLAKRGRDEAVEEMLEVRRIAQDALTDVRAVVGGYRSAGLDDELAGARSLLASAGIEARIIGDGHDLPPAVQGALAWVVREAVTNVLRHSEAHTCTITLRSGTPGTVTLTMSNDGVAPGRVRFGSGLLGLTERIATLGGTLSATYEKPQCFLLTVTVPLT; this is encoded by the coding sequence ATGAACCCGCTCGCATGGTGGCACGCCCGCAGCCAGGCCGAACGGTTCGACATCTCGTTCCGCAGCTCGTTCTACGTGTTCCTGGTGTTCATCCCGCTGCTGATCGGCTCGTCCACCGCGACGGTCAGCACCGGCACCGCCGCGCTGATCGCCGGCCTGCTCGCCATCGGATACACCGTGCTGGTGGGTGCCATGATGCACGCCGGCATCGAGCACTACCTCGGCCGCCGTGACCGCCCGACGCGACTCCTGGTCGTCGTCGGCGCGGTCACGGCGCTCGGCTCGGCCGTCGCGCTCCACGGGCTGCCGCCGGACGGCGAACCGGTCGGCGTCGTCGTCGTCGCGCTGGTCTGCACGTACATCATCGGGCTCGCCACGCTGCGCAGCATCTGGCCGTCGATGCTCGCGATCGGCGCCGGCATCGGCGTGTTGTCGCTGGCCGTCGCCGTCAGCGGCCCGTCGCTGGTGCCGTCCACGTTCTCGCTGCTGTTCACGGGCGGCATCGTGCTGCTCACCTACCGCTCGTCGCTCTGGATGCTCCGCGTGGTCTGGGAGCTCGACCGGGCCCGCACCGTGCAGGCCGGGCTCGCGGTCACCGAGGAACGGCTGCGCATCGCCCGCGACATGCACGACGTGCTCGGCCGCAACCTGTCCGTCATCGCGCTCAAGGCCGAGCTGGCCGCGCAGCTCGCCAAGCGCGGCCGGGACGAGGCCGTCGAGGAGATGCTGGAGGTCCGCCGGATCGCCCAGGACGCGCTCACCGACGTCCGCGCGGTCGTCGGCGGATACCGCAGCGCCGGCCTCGACGACGAACTCGCCGGCGCCCGCTCGCTGCTCGCCTCCGCCGGCATCGAGGCCCGGATCATCGGCGACGGCCACGACCTGCCGCCGGCGGTGCAGGGCGCGCTCGCCTGGGTGGTCCGCGAGGCCGTCACGAACGTGCTCCGGCACAGCGAGGCCCACACCTGCACCATCACGCTCCGCTCCGGCACCCCCGGAACCGTTACGCTCACCATGTCCAACGACGGAGTCGCCCCGGGCCGGGTGCGGTTCGGCAGCGGCCTGCTCGGCCTCACCGAACGCATCGCCACGCTCGGCGGCACGCTCTCCGCCACCTACGAGAAGCCACAGTGCTTCCTGCTCACGGTCACGGTCCCGCTCACATGA